A stretch of the Borreliella spielmanii genome encodes the following:
- a CDS encoding flagellar filament outsheath protein has translation MKNNISDIFFKYNTVIYKFFNLKKEYIVRLLLGALAASFLFSICMVFLNYDNLFSRKVFYFYSSKGFVANLRYLRDEKNLKDNLDLLVKDFLLGSNEGFSFGFLLSDVRFLYSFLQNGIYYINLSREFYDSFNNGDYNESYESFDVKVNLFAMSLIKTIRFNYPGKAKKLVILVEGCMLKEQS, from the coding sequence ATGAAAAATAATATTTCGGATATATTTTTTAAATATAATACAGTGATTTATAAATTTTTTAATTTGAAAAAAGAGTATATAGTTAGATTGCTTTTAGGGGCTTTGGCAGCAAGCTTTTTGTTTTCTATTTGTATGGTTTTTTTAAATTATGACAATCTTTTTTCAAGAAAGGTTTTTTATTTTTATTCTAGCAAGGGCTTTGTTGCTAATTTAAGATATTTAAGAGATGAAAAAAATTTAAAAGATAATTTAGATCTTTTAGTAAAAGATTTTCTTTTAGGGAGCAATGAAGGGTTTTCTTTTGGATTTTTATTAAGTGATGTAAGATTTTTATATTCTTTTTTGCAAAATGGAATTTATTACATAAATCTTTCAAGGGAATTTTATGATTCTTTTAATAACGGTGATTATAATGAATCTTATGAATCTTTTGATGTTAAGGTTAATCTGTTTGCCATGTCTTTAATAAAAACAATACGCTTTAACTATCCCGGCAAGGCAAAAAAGCTTGTTATTCTTGTTGAAGGGTGTATGCTAAAGGAGCAAAGTTGA
- the rpiA gene encoding ribose 5-phosphate isomerase A, which produces MENQKILVAKYAIDHYIKSNMNLGIGTGTTVYHAIKYLIEKLKSGNLKNLKFYTTSNDTKYLLSKEQIPYESNFSKLNKNLDIAIDGADEILLEKKSLIKGMGGAHLMEKVIAYNSETLLIIADETKIVKKLGTKMPIPIEVAQNAVGFIMTRLEEMNLDTTLRICNEKKGPIITDNNNYILDVKMHVENPEGAEKYFKLFPGILEIGIFNHKNTKIVYYQNKQIKEA; this is translated from the coding sequence ATGGAAAATCAAAAAATTTTGGTAGCAAAATACGCAATTGATCACTACATTAAAAGCAATATGAACCTTGGAATCGGAACAGGTACAACTGTTTATCATGCAATAAAATATTTAATCGAAAAGCTAAAATCGGGTAACTTAAAAAATTTAAAATTCTATACAACAAGTAACGATACAAAATATTTACTCTCAAAAGAACAAATTCCTTATGAATCAAATTTTTCAAAGCTTAACAAAAATCTAGACATTGCAATTGATGGGGCTGATGAAATTCTATTAGAAAAAAAAAGCTTAATAAAAGGAATGGGGGGAGCACATCTAATGGAAAAAGTAATAGCTTACAATTCAGAAACATTGCTAATAATAGCAGATGAAACAAAAATTGTAAAAAAATTGGGAACAAAAATGCCTATTCCAATAGAAGTTGCCCAAAATGCTGTTGGCTTTATTATGACTAGACTTGAAGAAATGAATTTAGACACAACTTTAAGAATTTGTAACGAAAAAAAAGGACCTATTATAACTGATAATAATAATTATATTTTAGATGTAAAAATGCACGTAGAAAATCCTGAAGGAGCAGAAAAATACTTTAAACTGTTTCCAGGCATACTTGAAATTGGGATATTTAATCATAAAAACACAAAAATAGTTTATTACCAAAACAAACAAATTAAGGAAGCCTGA
- the psgB gene encoding HemN-related non-iron pseudo-SAM protein PsgB, translating into MIVDLLPLIELSLYINMSFCCKDFSIFNRILEELKYHLTLLDHPTIKTLYIKHLDFCLCSQNDLKFIFTSLSKYINLALLEEFTLEMIPGYVDFEKFKLLDEFCITRINLGVQSFSLKFRKIMGIPEISYEKMNILINNIRKFPFDLSIDMTINMPLQTKSYLKFDLKELLLYMPEHICFSDFICEEEGFILRDFNNSIDSEKLWFYALERLESNGYINYEITNFALKGHESKHNKLNWELKPYLGLGLHAVSLLFCNDKNNNVRALIRKDSGFVKANNYPVTFKLIEDLEFFIYHFIQGLGTIQGVNLRSLRLKFDYNEEQFFQFINYCSNLSRKFVFDNNMLLLKGYERFKLDFYLVKIINYFDDNFFKVKFRLP; encoded by the coding sequence ATGATAGTAGATCTTTTACCTCTTATCGAGTTAAGTCTTTATATTAATATGTCATTTTGTTGTAAAGATTTTAGCATTTTTAATAGAATTTTAGAGGAATTAAAATATCATTTAACCTTATTAGATCATCCAACTATAAAAACACTGTACATTAAGCATCTAGACTTTTGTTTGTGTAGCCAGAATGATTTAAAATTTATTTTTACTTCTTTATCCAAATATATTAATTTGGCTTTATTAGAAGAATTTACTTTAGAAATGATTCCGGGGTATGTTGATTTTGAAAAATTTAAACTTTTAGATGAATTTTGTATTACTCGAATTAATCTTGGTGTTCAAAGCTTTTCTTTAAAATTTAGAAAGATTATGGGAATTCCTGAAATTTCTTATGAAAAAATGAATATTCTAATTAACAATATTAGAAAATTTCCTTTTGATTTAAGTATTGATATGACGATTAATATGCCTTTGCAAACAAAGTCTTATCTCAAGTTTGATTTAAAAGAATTGCTCTTGTATATGCCTGAGCATATTTGTTTTAGTGATTTTATATGTGAAGAAGAAGGCTTTATTTTAAGAGATTTTAATAATAGTATTGATTCAGAAAAGCTGTGGTTTTATGCTTTAGAGCGTTTAGAATCTAATGGTTATATTAATTATGAAATTACTAATTTTGCGTTGAAAGGTCATGAGAGTAAACATAATAAGCTAAATTGGGAGTTAAAACCATATTTGGGATTAGGATTACACGCTGTAAGCTTGCTTTTCTGTAATGATAAGAATAATAATGTAAGGGCTTTGATTAGAAAAGATAGTGGTTTTGTTAAAGCAAATAATTACCCTGTAACGTTTAAATTGATAGAAGATTTAGAGTTTTTTATTTATCATTTTATTCAAGGGCTTGGAACCATTCAAGGTGTTAATTTACGGTCTCTTAGGCTTAAATTTGATTATAATGAAGAACAATTTTTTCAGTTTATTAATTATTGCTCAAATTTAAGTAGAAAGTTTGTTTTTGATAATAATATGTTGTTGTTAAAAGGGTATGAAAGGTTTAAGTTAGATTTTTATTTAGTAAAAATTATAAACTATTTTGATGATAACTTTTTTAAAGTGAAGTTCAGGCTTCCTTAA
- a CDS encoding N-acetylmuramoyl-L-alanine amidase, translating into MIDLFLLSYLSLYSKTSDYLNVLDFFDANVFRFDFNIENDVFTIENDKGYLKFRVGFEYALTSSGYYMFVDPIIDIRGEILISQKVLKQIENYFNSLKSYNKPRITSIIIDPGHGGHDAGAVVTLKINGYDVVLQEKDFALTYSIFLSKILSNYFVNKNILLTRINDVFLTLKERSEFANAIKPNFPNNVIFLSMHANDAPNNEARGVEFWYLPKDSKREVIKDFKGYDIKGNRYLSELNDILDIKYKYESKRLAEILYKVFKNELSETNIRPIREEQWFVIKNSSMPAVLIEMGFLSNILDAKLILDYNYMSKFNILILKSLMEFINFYEK; encoded by the coding sequence TTGATTGATTTATTTTTGCTTTCATATTTAAGCTTATATTCCAAGACTTCTGATTACTTAAATGTTCTTGATTTTTTTGATGCTAATGTTTTTAGGTTTGATTTTAACATTGAAAATGATGTTTTTACAATTGAAAATGATAAGGGATATTTAAAATTTAGAGTAGGTTTTGAATATGCGCTTACATCTTCTGGTTATTATATGTTTGTAGATCCAATTATTGATATTCGTGGAGAAATTTTAATAAGCCAAAAGGTATTAAAACAAATTGAAAATTATTTCAACTCTCTTAAAAGTTATAATAAACCCAGAATTACTTCAATAATCATTGATCCTGGACATGGCGGACATGATGCTGGTGCGGTTGTGACTTTAAAAATAAATGGTTACGATGTTGTGCTTCAAGAAAAAGATTTTGCATTAACCTATTCTATATTTTTGTCTAAAATTTTAAGTAATTATTTTGTAAATAAAAATATTTTGTTAACTCGTATAAATGATGTTTTTTTAACTTTAAAAGAGCGGTCGGAATTTGCAAATGCAATAAAGCCAAATTTTCCAAATAATGTTATATTTTTATCCATGCATGCTAATGATGCTCCAAATAATGAAGCTAGGGGGGTTGAATTTTGGTATCTTCCCAAGGACTCAAAAAGAGAGGTTATTAAAGATTTTAAAGGGTATGATATTAAGGGTAATAGATACTTAAGCGAGCTTAATGATATACTAGATATTAAATATAAATATGAATCGAAAAGATTGGCTGAAATTTTATATAAAGTGTTTAAAAATGAGTTAAGTGAAACTAATATTAGGCCAATTAGAGAAGAGCAATGGTTTGTAATAAAAAATAGCAGTATGCCTGCTGTATTGATTGAAATGGGATTTTTGTCCAATATTTTAGATGCTAAATTGATTTTGGATTATAATTACATGAGCAAGTTTAATATCCTAATACTTAAATCTTTGATGGAATTTATAAATTTTTATGAAAAATAA
- the flaA gene encoding flagellar filament outer layer protein FlaA — translation MKRKAKSILLFLLSTALFAQESDGLTEGSKRTEPGELVLDFAELARDPSSTKLDLTNYVDYVYSGASGIVKPEDMVVDLGINNWSVLLTPSARLQAYVKNSVVAPAVVKSESKRYAGDTILGVRVLFPSYSQSSAMIMPPFKIPFYSGESGNQFLGKGLIDNIKTMKEIKVSVYSLGYEIDLEVLFEDMNGMEYAYSLGTLKFKGWADLIWSNPNYIPNISSRIIKDDVPNYPLASSKMRFKAFRVSKSHSSKEQNFIFYVKDLRVLYDKLSVSIDSDIDSESVFKVYETSGAESLRKLKAHETFKRVLKLREKISMPEGSFQNFIEKVENEKPKESSSNN, via the coding sequence ATGAAGAGGAAAGCGAAAAGTATTTTATTATTTTTATTATCCACCGCTCTTTTTGCTCAAGAGAGTGATGGGTTAACAGAGGGCTCTAAAAGGACAGAGCCTGGAGAATTAGTTTTAGATTTTGCCGAACTTGCAAGAGATCCAAGTTCAACCAAGCTTGATCTTACGAATTATGTTGATTATGTTTATTCAGGTGCTTCTGGTATTGTTAAGCCGGAAGATATGGTTGTAGATCTCGGGATAAATAATTGGAGTGTTTTACTTACTCCTTCTGCAAGGTTACAAGCTTATGTTAAAAATTCAGTTGTTGCACCCGCTGTTGTTAAAAGCGAGTCGAAAAGGTACGCGGGGGATACTATTTTAGGAGTAAGAGTTTTATTTCCAAGCTATTCTCAATCATCTGCTATGATTATGCCGCCGTTTAAAATTCCTTTTTATTCAGGGGAAAGTGGGAATCAATTTTTAGGCAAAGGCCTTATTGATAACATTAAAACCATGAAAGAGATTAAAGTATCAGTTTATAGTTTAGGCTATGAAATAGATCTTGAGGTTTTATTTGAAGATATGAATGGCATGGAGTATGCTTATTCTTTAGGGACTTTAAAGTTTAAGGGGTGGGCCGATTTAATTTGGTCAAATCCTAACTATATTCCTAATATATCATCTAGAATAATCAAAGATGATGTTCCAAATTATCCCCTTGCTTCAAGTAAAATGAGATTTAAGGCTTTTAGAGTTTCAAAATCACATAGTTCAAAAGAACAAAATTTTATCTTTTATGTGAAAGATTTGAGAGTTCTTTATGATAAGTTGAGTGTTTCAATAGATTCTGATATTGATAGTGAATCTGTATTTAAAGTTTATGAGACTAGTGGGGCTGAATCCCTTCGAAAATTAAAGGCACATGAAACTTTTAAAAGAGTTTTAAAGCTTCGAGAAAAAATTTCTATGCCTGAAGGTTCTTTCCAAAACTTTATAGAAAAGGTTGAGAATGAAAAACCTAAAGAATCATCCTCAAATAATTAG
- a CDS encoding chemotaxis protein CheA, with product MEILDLENEELLGVFFEEAQNLVDTLEENIMSLEDDPNNSDTIDEIFRAAHTLKGSSASLDMMELSDFTHIVEDVFDAIRDDRVNINNDLVDLLLNSLDVIKEMLALRLDGKVYLNDISDLKSKLRQFLSIDDQPYIKKFKENSIKNNFCLSRLDLEEIKEGLGIGQKVLRISVIFNTSRDFEVDNGGLKIFNILRNLGPVLHTIPKYEQIIQDKFLTRVDYYLIYSDIEGVKKSLDPSSLIASYLVDEFNVEEELKKFVDKKIKDVDLDSKPVLNDSLDFTENEISDLLLEVENQKLFKVRLYFVKDNPMATISGLQMLQALKSLGKIFKSIPDSSELLADKFFNFVIYYLISNVSADSIAKKINLPDVVSHFEIENIDLEFLKNVSLKEGDELPTKVNKSIKKNNPISVNLIRIDSKKIDYILNLVSEAVISKSSYNQINSEMITLFYNFNYFYDYQESFQRNFLIDLKIIFKDAGLTLEDEIESHINSLMSFKMEKSLNDISELRNSFFRLLQNFKMTSGRLSRIITDLHESVLKTRMLPISNIFSRFTRVVRDLSKKLNKIVNLKMEGEETELDKSVIDDLVDPLMHCVRNSMDHGLETVKERVKKGKSKAGTIILRAKNEGSVISIEIEDDGIGIDPKIIKRKLIEKGIIKEGAIYSDFELINLIFTPGFSTAVQVTDLSGRGVGLDVVKKSIEKLNGTILVESEIGIGTIFKIKLPLTLVIIQGLLVKSGSETYVIPLNNVLETHRITEHDIKLLENYHEVYNLRDEIISVLRLDKLFNITRDDSLIEKFLIVVNINNIKTAIVVDSILGEEDFVVKPIKDKFSSSAGIVGATTLGNGKVVLIIDVFKLFDLKKDTKE from the coding sequence ATGGAAATATTAGATTTGGAAAATGAAGAGCTTTTAGGAGTTTTTTTTGAAGAGGCTCAAAATCTTGTAGATACCCTTGAAGAGAATATCATGTCATTAGAGGATGATCCTAATAATTCTGATACTATTGATGAAATATTCAGAGCAGCGCACACTTTAAAAGGAAGTTCTGCTTCTCTTGATATGATGGAGCTATCTGATTTTACTCATATTGTTGAAGATGTTTTTGATGCTATTAGAGATGATAGAGTAAATATAAACAATGATCTTGTTGATTTGCTTTTAAATTCATTAGATGTTATTAAGGAAATGCTTGCACTTCGCCTTGATGGCAAGGTTTATTTGAATGATATAAGTGATCTTAAAAGCAAATTAAGGCAATTTTTATCAATTGATGATCAACCTTATATTAAGAAATTTAAAGAAAATTCAATTAAAAACAATTTTTGTCTTTCAAGGTTAGATCTTGAGGAGATAAAAGAGGGACTAGGAATTGGACAAAAGGTTTTAAGGATTAGTGTTATTTTTAATACAAGTAGGGACTTTGAAGTTGACAATGGTGGATTGAAAATATTTAATATTTTAAGAAACTTAGGGCCTGTGTTACATACAATTCCTAAATATGAGCAAATAATCCAAGATAAATTTTTAACAAGAGTAGATTATTATCTGATATATTCAGATATAGAGGGTGTGAAAAAAAGTTTAGACCCTTCAAGTTTAATTGCAAGCTATTTGGTTGATGAATTTAATGTAGAAGAAGAATTAAAAAAGTTTGTAGATAAAAAGATTAAAGATGTTGATTTAGATTCTAAACCTGTTTTAAATGATAGTTTAGATTTTACAGAGAACGAGATTTCTGATTTATTGCTTGAGGTTGAAAATCAAAAGTTATTTAAAGTTAGATTATATTTTGTAAAAGACAACCCTATGGCTACTATTAGTGGGCTTCAAATGCTTCAGGCATTAAAAAGCCTTGGAAAAATTTTCAAGTCTATTCCAGATTCTAGTGAATTATTGGCAGATAAATTTTTTAATTTTGTTATATATTACCTAATATCAAATGTCAGTGCAGACAGTATTGCTAAAAAGATTAATTTGCCCGATGTTGTTAGTCATTTTGAAATCGAAAATATTGATTTAGAATTTTTAAAAAATGTAAGTCTAAAAGAAGGCGATGAATTGCCTACTAAAGTAAATAAAAGTATTAAGAAGAACAATCCAATTAGTGTTAATTTAATTAGAATAGATAGTAAAAAAATAGACTACATATTAAATCTTGTCAGTGAGGCTGTAATAAGTAAATCATCTTATAATCAAATAAATTCAGAGATGATTACATTATTTTATAATTTTAATTATTTTTATGATTATCAAGAAAGTTTTCAGAGAAACTTTTTGATTGATTTAAAGATAATTTTTAAAGATGCAGGTTTAACATTAGAAGATGAGATCGAATCCCATATTAATTCTTTAATGAGTTTTAAAATGGAAAAGTCTCTTAATGATATATCTGAATTGAGAAATTCTTTTTTTAGACTTCTTCAAAACTTTAAAATGACTTCTGGACGGCTATCTAGAATAATTACGGATTTACATGAGAGTGTTTTAAAGACCAGAATGTTACCAATATCTAATATATTTTCAAGGTTTACAAGAGTTGTTAGGGATCTTTCAAAAAAATTGAATAAGATTGTAAATCTTAAAATGGAAGGAGAAGAAACTGAGCTTGATAAATCCGTTATAGATGACCTTGTAGATCCTTTGATGCATTGTGTTAGAAATTCAATGGATCATGGACTTGAAACAGTTAAAGAGAGGGTTAAAAAGGGAAAGAGTAAAGCGGGTACTATAATTTTGCGCGCTAAGAATGAGGGTAGTGTAATATCAATTGAGATTGAAGATGATGGAATTGGTATAGATCCAAAGATTATTAAGCGCAAATTAATCGAAAAGGGAATAATAAAAGAAGGCGCAATTTATTCCGATTTTGAACTTATTAACTTGATTTTTACTCCAGGGTTTTCAACAGCGGTTCAAGTGACAGATCTTTCAGGTAGAGGTGTTGGTCTTGATGTTGTAAAAAAAAGTATTGAAAAGCTTAATGGAACTATTTTAGTAGAATCAGAAATTGGTATTGGAACAATTTTTAAAATCAAGCTACCATTGACATTAGTGATTATACAAGGCCTTTTGGTAAAGTCGGGGTCTGAGACTTATGTTATTCCTTTAAACAATGTTCTTGAAACTCATAGAATAACTGAGCATGATATAAAATTGCTTGAAAATTATCATGAAGTTTATAATTTAAGAGACGAAATCATTTCTGTTCTCAGGCTTGATAAACTTTTCAATATAACAAGAGATGATTCATTAATAGAGAAATTTTTAATAGTTGTTAATATTAACAACATAAAGACCGCAATTGTTGTAGATTCTATTCTTGGTGAAGAAGATTTTGTGGTAAAGCCTATTAAGGATAAATTTTCATCAAGCGCGGGTATAGTTGGAGCTACTACACTTGGTAATGGTAAGGTTGTATTAATAATTGATGTTTTTAAACTTTTTGATTTAAAAAAGGATACTAAGGAGTGA
- the lysS gene encoding lysine--tRNA ligase: protein MKTAHWADFYAEKIKKEKGPKNLYTVASGITPSGTVHIGNFREVISVDLVARALKDSGSKVRFIYSWDNYDVFRKVPKNMPEQELLTTYLRQAITRVPDTRNHKTSYARANEIEFEKYLPIVGINPEFIDQSKQYTNSVYASQIKFALNHKKELSEALNEYRTSKLEENWYPISIFCTKCNRDTTTVNNYDNHYSVEYSCECGNQESLDIRTTWAIKLPWRIDWPMRWKYEEVDFEPAGKDHHSSGGSFDTSKNIVKIFQGNPPVTFQYDFISIKGRGGKISSSSGDVISLKDVLEVYTPEVTRFLFASTRPNTEFSISFDLDVIKIYEDYDRFERIYYGVEDIKEEKKRSFKRIYELSQPYMPSKRIPYQIGFRHLSVICQIFENNINKILDYLKNVQEDQKDKLINKIKCVINWVRDFAPEDFKFSLRDKFDNIEILKENSKKAINELLDFLKKNFEVATEQDIQNEIYKISRENNIEPALFFKQIYKILIDKEKGPKLAGFIKIIGIDRFEKITSKYIKP, encoded by the coding sequence GTGAAGACAGCACACTGGGCAGATTTTTACGCAGAAAAAATAAAAAAAGAAAAAGGTCCAAAAAACTTATACACAGTAGCATCTGGAATTACTCCATCTGGAACTGTGCACATTGGTAATTTTAGAGAAGTTATCTCGGTAGACCTTGTAGCAAGAGCTTTAAAAGATTCTGGGTCAAAGGTAAGATTTATTTATTCTTGGGATAATTACGATGTATTTCGAAAAGTTCCCAAAAATATGCCAGAACAAGAACTTCTTACAACCTATTTAAGGCAAGCAATAACAAGAGTGCCTGACACAAGAAACCACAAAACAAGTTATGCAAGAGCTAATGAAATTGAATTTGAAAAATATTTACCCATAGTAGGGATCAATCCCGAATTCATCGACCAAAGTAAACAATATACCAACAGCGTTTATGCAAGTCAAATAAAATTTGCACTTAATCATAAAAAAGAACTGTCTGAGGCATTAAACGAATATAGAACTTCAAAGCTTGAAGAAAATTGGTATCCAATCAGTATATTTTGTACAAAGTGTAATAGAGATACAACAACTGTAAATAATTATGACAACCATTACTCTGTTGAGTACTCATGTGAATGTGGAAACCAAGAATCTCTAGATATAAGAACTACATGGGCCATTAAGCTTCCCTGGAGAATAGATTGGCCTATGAGATGGAAGTATGAAGAAGTTGACTTTGAACCTGCAGGCAAAGACCACCACAGTAGCGGTGGTAGTTTTGATACATCTAAAAATATTGTAAAAATTTTTCAAGGCAATCCTCCTGTAACATTCCAATATGACTTTATTTCAATAAAAGGACGTGGCGGAAAAATATCCTCCTCATCAGGAGATGTCATATCGCTCAAAGATGTTCTTGAAGTCTACACACCTGAGGTCACAAGATTTTTATTTGCCTCTACAAGACCAAATACTGAATTTTCGATCTCATTTGATCTTGACGTAATTAAAATATACGAAGATTACGACAGGTTTGAGAGAATTTACTATGGTGTAGAAGATATAAAAGAAGAAAAAAAAAGATCATTTAAAAGAATTTATGAGCTATCTCAACCATACATGCCAAGTAAAAGAATACCTTATCAAATAGGATTTAGACATTTAAGTGTAATCTGCCAAATATTCGAAAATAATATAAATAAAATTTTAGATTACTTGAAAAACGTTCAAGAAGATCAAAAAGATAAACTAATCAATAAAATCAAATGTGTAATTAATTGGGTAAGAGATTTTGCGCCCGAAGATTTTAAATTTTCATTAAGAGATAAATTTGATAATATAGAAATATTAAAAGAAAATAGCAAAAAAGCAATTAATGAACTTCTAGATTTTTTAAAGAAAAATTTTGAAGTTGCTACAGAGCAAGACATTCAAAACGAAATATATAAAATTTCAAGAGAAAATAATATAGAGCCCGCTTTGTTTTTTAAACAAATTTATAAAATTTTAATCGATAAAGAAAAAGGGCCAAAATTAGCCGGATTTATCAAAATAATTGGCATTGATCGTTTTGAAAAGATTACAAGTAAATATATTAAACCTTAA
- the gpmA gene encoding 2,3-diphosphoglycerate-dependent phosphoglycerate mutase encodes MYKLVLVRHGESEWNRENLFTGWTDVKLSDKGIDEAMEAGLLLKQEGYSFDIAFSSLLSRANDTLNIILRELGQSYISVKKTWRLNERHYGALQGLNKSETAAKYGEDKVLIWRRSYDVPPMSLDESDDRHPIKDPRYKYIPKKELPSTECLKDTVARVIPYWTDEIAKEVLEGRKVIVAAHGNSLRALVKYLDNLSEEDVLKLNIPTGIPLVYELDKDLNPIKHYYLGDESKIKKAMESVASQGKLK; translated from the coding sequence ATGTATAAATTAGTTTTAGTAAGACATGGAGAGAGTGAGTGGAACAGAGAAAATCTTTTTACTGGGTGGACAGATGTTAAACTTTCTGATAAGGGTATCGATGAGGCTATGGAGGCTGGTTTGCTTCTCAAGCAAGAAGGTTATTCTTTTGATATTGCTTTTAGTTCTTTATTGTCAAGGGCCAATGATACTTTAAACATTATTTTGCGAGAACTAGGCCAATCTTATATTAGTGTAAAAAAAACTTGGAGATTAAATGAGAGACACTATGGAGCTTTACAAGGTTTAAATAAGTCGGAAACAGCTGCAAAATATGGGGAAGATAAAGTTTTAATTTGGAGACGCAGTTATGATGTGCCCCCGATGTCTTTAGATGAGTCTGATGATCGTCATCCAATAAAGGATCCAAGATATAAATATATTCCTAAAAAAGAACTTCCTTCAACAGAGTGCCTTAAAGATACTGTTGCAAGAGTTATTCCTTATTGGACTGATGAGATTGCAAAAGAAGTTCTTGAGGGTAGAAAAGTTATTGTTGCTGCTCATGGCAATTCTTTAAGAGCCCTTGTTAAATATCTTGATAATTTAAGCGAAGAAGATGTTTTAAAGCTTAACATTCCTACGGGTATTCCTTTAGTTTACGAATTAGATAAAGATTTAAATCCTATTAAACATTACTATTTAGGTGATGAAAGCAAGATTAAAAAGGCAATGGAATCTGTTGCTAGTCAAGGAAAGTTAAAGTAA
- a CDS encoding DUF192 domain-containing protein, whose protein sequence is MENILKRFLYLVLSMSFLSFADHFYDKEVVINGVRFFVKIAANEFDRAKGYMGTEKVEYGNGMLFVFKKEQNLSFWMENTPLPLEIAYIDSNGIIKEIYDLEPFSRANVNSLYKVKYALELPRGSFSKSQIKIGDRVYFCFDINSLSVE, encoded by the coding sequence TTGGAAAATATTTTAAAACGGTTTTTATATTTAGTTTTGTCGATGTCTTTTTTATCTTTTGCAGATCATTTTTATGATAAAGAAGTTGTGATAAACGGGGTTAGGTTTTTTGTAAAAATAGCAGCTAATGAATTTGATAGAGCAAAAGGATATATGGGTACTGAAAAAGTTGAATATGGAAATGGAATGCTTTTTGTTTTTAAAAAGGAACAAAATTTATCTTTTTGGATGGAAAATACACCTTTGCCCCTTGAAATAGCTTATATTGATTCAAATGGAATTATTAAAGAGATTTATGATTTAGAACCATTCTCTAGGGCAAATGTTAATTCTCTTTATAAAGTAAAATATGCTCTTGAGCTTCCAAGAGGCTCATTTTCTAAATCTCAAATAAAAATAGGTGATAGGGTGTATTTTTGCTTTGATATTAATTCTTTATCAGTAGAATGA
- the era gene encoding GTPase Era, translating to MKSGFAAILGRPSTGKSTLLNSICGHKISIISPIPQTTRNKIKGIFTDDRGQIIFIDTPGFHLSKKKFNIAMMNNIRSSIGEVELILYMIDIQDKPGEEENKMLEIIKNSKVKFLVLINKVDLKNTKIKEITQFLKAKEIEDSNIIKISAEKKINTEELKNKIYENFSEGPLYYPQEYYTDQKINFRISEIIREKAIENLKEELPYSLYVDIDTLENKKKGLFVRANIFVANESQKGIVVGKNGKEIKSIGEKARKTIAKIFETKCNLFLQVKLKKNWNKEDKLIKRLIN from the coding sequence ATGAAATCGGGATTTGCAGCAATACTTGGCAGACCATCAACTGGAAAATCTACTCTTTTAAATTCAATATGCGGACATAAAATATCAATCATATCCCCTATTCCACAAACAACTAGAAATAAAATAAAAGGAATCTTTACAGATGACCGAGGACAAATTATTTTCATAGACACACCAGGATTTCATCTAAGTAAAAAAAAGTTTAATATTGCAATGATGAACAACATACGCTCTTCAATAGGAGAAGTTGAACTTATTTTATACATGATCGACATCCAAGACAAACCTGGAGAGGAAGAAAATAAAATGCTAGAAATAATTAAAAACTCTAAAGTTAAATTTTTAGTATTAATTAATAAAGTTGATCTTAAAAATACAAAAATAAAAGAAATAACACAATTTCTAAAAGCAAAAGAAATAGAAGATAGTAATATAATTAAGATATCTGCTGAAAAAAAAATTAACACGGAAGAATTAAAAAATAAAATTTATGAAAATTTTTCAGAAGGCCCACTTTATTATCCACAAGAATACTACACAGATCAAAAAATAAATTTTAGAATTAGCGAAATAATAAGAGAAAAGGCTATTGAAAACTTAAAAGAAGAACTTCCTTATTCTTTGTATGTGGATATTGATACCCTAGAAAATAAAAAAAAGGGTCTTTTTGTTAGGGCAAATATTTTTGTAGCCAATGAAAGTCAAAAAGGAATCGTTGTAGGAAAAAACGGGAAAGAAATAAAATCGATAGGAGAAAAGGCAAGAAAAACAATTGCAAAAATTTTTGAAACGAAATGCAACCTATTTCTCCAAGTAAAACTAAAAAAAAATTGGAATAAAGAAGACAAACTAATAAAAAGACTCATAAATTAA